The Caminicella sporogenes DSM 14501 genomic interval AATATACCTTCATAACTAAACTTGATAATTCTCGTTCCTTCTTCTGCTAAATCTACTATCTCTCCTCTGAGCTCACCATCTCCAAAAGTAAATTTTGAACCTACTTTTGCTCTCTTTCCCGGCTTTACTAGTGTCTGCCATCTATCTTTGTCTATTCTTCTGAGAAGTAAAAATTCTACATTAGCACCTGTATCCTTCTGCCCGAATAACCTTGCGGGAATAACTCTTGTATCATTTAATACTAGACAATCACCTTCATCAAGATATTCTATAATGTCTTTAAATATTTTATGTTCTACATCACCTGTTTTTTTATCTAGTACCATCAATCTTGACATATCCCTTTTTTCTAGTGGAACTTGAGCAATCAATTCCTGTGGTAAATCAAAGTAAAAATCACTAGTCTTCATATGCAAAACCCCTATTCTAATTTAGTTCCTGTATAATAATGCTTTAATATTTCTTCATAAGTATAGCCAAGTTCAGCCATCTTTTTAGCACCCCATTGACTCATACCTAATCCATGTCCCCAACCTTTTCCTTTGAAAATATACTTAGACGGTTTTCCATTTATTTTTACATTTTTTTCTCCATTCGATACAAAATAATTTCCACCATCAACAATTTTAACAAAATTTTCTTTTCCTAATATATGTACATTATTTAATGATTTTCTCACTGCTTCTTTCTCTATACTAGATTTTATATAAAAACTAGCATCTGTTTCTACCGTAAAATTCATGCTTTTTATTTTACTATAACCAAATATTTTCCTAGTTTCTTCTTTTTTTAATGTCAAATCACTCAAACTTCCTTTAATCTTCAAAGACAGTACTCTGCCATTTTTTGAATATTCTTCGGGATATATACTGCATACTTGTCCAATATTAAACCCTTTTGAATTAAGCACATCTGATATTTCATCAGGAGAATAAACTTGTATCCATTTACTGTTAGGAGCATCCAACGAAAATTCATCTTCTACTCCTCTAATATATGGAATATATAAGCTCCAGACATTCTCACTATCTTCCGTATGTCCTCCACTATTTGAATGAAAAAAAGCATTTATTACTTTACCATCATATGTTAACACTTTTCCATCTGTTTCATCAACAGCCATATTACTTCTAGGTTTTTCTGCATCATATCCTCCGTAAACTTGACAATCAATACCACTGCAAAGGTCAAAACCATAATTACTATGCTTTCCCATATTAGCTACTGCATAATTTCTAGCTGCAACAGCTTGGGCTTTTAATGCTTCCAGTGGCCAATCTCCTGACATTTCTTTAGGTACAACTCCATATAGATACTCTTGTAAAGTTAAATAATTTATTACTGTAATATCACTATTTAAATATCTTTTAAAAATAACATCTCCTCTATAATTTTTGCCGTCTATATTTATAATTTGGTCACTGTCTTTTTCTACAATAGGTGTAAAATAAAAATCTCTCTCCAAAGAATTATATATTAATAAAACATTACCTCTTTTATCTAACACTTGTATTCTTTTATTGTTAGGATTTACAACTTTTAAATTTTTATTATTTACTTGTCCATAACTATTTATAAAATCTTCTGCTTCATATTTTGAGGTAAATAATCCACCCCATATTCTCCAACCATTTTCGTATACTGGATAAAATTCAATATCATAATCCTTTAAAGCTACAAGAAATTCTTCCATTTCTTCTCTACTTGAAAAGTATTCATCTATTTCCACATGAAATGGACCATATAATTTTGAAAATGAAATGCTGCTTATATCATTTACTTCCATATAAGCTCCATTATAATCAACATAATACGAATCTTTTCT includes:
- a CDS encoding SpoIID/LytB domain-containing protein; translation: MRKKIFIAHIVLFFFLMSCVSVWGFSKQDIPYAIKVGLRYGENAASVVNLHSNTGFEFGFYDNNYFNTLLNLADKENIVVRKDSYYVDYNGAYMEVNDISSISFSKLYGPFHVEIDEYFSSREEMEEFLVALKDYDIEFYPVYENGWRIWGGLFTSKYEAEDFINSYGQVNNKNLKVVNPNNKRIQVLDKRGNVLLIYNSLERDFYFTPIVEKDSDQIINIDGKNYRGDVIFKRYLNSDITVINYLTLQEYLYGVVPKEMSGDWPLEALKAQAVAARNYAVANMGKHSNYGFDLCSGIDCQVYGGYDAEKPRSNMAVDETDGKVLTYDGKVINAFFHSNSGGHTEDSENVWSLYIPYIRGVEDEFSLDAPNSKWIQVYSPDEISDVLNSKGFNIGQVCSIYPEEYSKNGRVLSLKIKGSLSDLTLKKEETRKIFGYSKIKSMNFTVETDASFYIKSSIEKEAVRKSLNNVHILGKENFVKIVDGGNYFVSNGEKNVKINGKPSKYIFKGKGWGHGLGMSQWGAKKMAELGYTYEEILKHYYTGTKLE